The Streptomyces sp. NBC_00440 genome contains a region encoding:
- a CDS encoding amino acid ABC transporter permease — protein MTEPALTAGRARPSPGRAPDQDLLTRTRRHPGRWVGAVVVALVAVFFVRAFAGAQIDWGVVRHYLGATELMTGLVTTLVLTLVSMVLGIALGLLVAVMRLSKNPVTSGVAWFYVWVFRGTPVYLQLLLWFNLALIFPLVSVPGVYTARTVDLMTPFVAAALGLGINQGAYTSEVVRAGILSVDEGQLEAAYTIGMSTAKAMRRVVLPQAMKVIIPPIGNETIGMLKTTSLASAVGVTEILLQAQHLYFVNNRIMELLIVCAVWYLLAVSVLSIAQFYLERYFARGSARPVPPSPLRRLLAATRGKPVLR, from the coding sequence CCCGCACGCGCCGCCACCCCGGCCGCTGGGTCGGCGCGGTAGTGGTCGCCCTGGTCGCGGTGTTCTTCGTCCGCGCCTTTGCCGGAGCCCAGATCGACTGGGGAGTCGTCCGCCACTATCTCGGGGCCACCGAGCTGATGACCGGCCTCGTGACGACCCTCGTTCTGACGCTTGTCTCCATGGTGCTCGGTATCGCGCTGGGACTGCTCGTCGCCGTCATGCGGCTCTCGAAGAATCCGGTGACGAGCGGCGTCGCCTGGTTCTACGTCTGGGTGTTCCGCGGGACGCCGGTGTATCTGCAGCTTCTCCTGTGGTTCAACCTGGCGCTGATCTTCCCGCTGGTCTCGGTGCCCGGTGTCTACACGGCGCGGACCGTCGACCTGATGACGCCGTTCGTGGCCGCAGCCCTCGGCCTGGGCATCAACCAGGGCGCGTACACCTCGGAGGTCGTCCGCGCCGGGATTCTGTCGGTGGACGAAGGGCAGCTCGAAGCCGCCTACACGATCGGTATGAGCACGGCCAAGGCGATGCGCCGGGTGGTGCTTCCCCAGGCGATGAAGGTGATCATTCCGCCCATCGGCAACGAGACGATCGGGATGCTCAAGACCACCTCGCTCGCCTCGGCGGTCGGGGTGACCGAGATCCTGCTGCAGGCCCAGCACCTGTACTTCGTCAACAACCGGATCATGGAACTGCTGATCGTCTGCGCCGTCTGGTACCTGCTGGCGGTCTCCGTACTGAGCATCGCGCAGTTCTATCTGGAGCGGTACTTCGCCAGGGGCTCCGCCCGGCCCGTTCCCCCCAGCCCCCTGCGGCGCCTGCTCGCCGCCACGCGCGGAAAGCCGGTGCTCCGATGA
- a CDS encoding amino acid ABC transporter ATP-binding protein: protein MNPDHLSGPGAAPGEAPLLRAEAVQKRFGENHVLKGIDLEVPAGEVLCLLGPSGSGKSTFLRCINHLETIDAGQIWLGDETIGYRRRKGHLVERSQREIVRQRLSMGMVFQRFNLFPHRTALQNVIEGPVRVKGEKPKAAREQGIRLLERVGLGDKSDAYPRQLSGGQQQRVAIARALAMEPRLMLFDEPTSALDPELVGEVLTVMKDLADTGLTMIVVTHEIGFAREVADRVAFLDGGRILEIGTPSEVLGSPRNERTKAFLSHVL, encoded by the coding sequence ATGAACCCCGACCACCTCTCCGGGCCGGGTGCGGCCCCCGGCGAAGCCCCGCTGCTCCGTGCCGAAGCCGTCCAGAAGCGGTTCGGTGAGAACCATGTGCTCAAGGGCATCGATCTGGAAGTCCCGGCCGGTGAAGTGCTCTGTCTGCTGGGCCCCTCGGGGTCCGGAAAGAGCACATTCCTGCGCTGCATCAATCACTTGGAGACCATTGACGCGGGGCAGATATGGCTGGGCGACGAGACGATCGGCTACCGCCGCCGGAAGGGGCACCTGGTCGAGAGGTCCCAGCGGGAGATCGTGCGCCAACGGCTGTCCATGGGCATGGTCTTCCAGCGCTTCAATCTGTTCCCGCACCGCACCGCGCTCCAGAACGTCATCGAGGGGCCCGTACGGGTCAAGGGCGAGAAGCCCAAAGCCGCGCGCGAGCAAGGGATCCGGCTGCTGGAGCGGGTGGGCCTCGGGGACAAGAGCGATGCCTATCCACGTCAGCTCTCCGGCGGACAGCAGCAGCGGGTCGCCATAGCGCGGGCGCTGGCCATGGAGCCCCGGCTGATGCTGTTCGACGAGCCCACGTCCGCCCTCGACCCCGAACTCGTCGGTGAAGTCCTCACCGTCATGAAGGACCTGGCGGACACCGGGCTCACCATGATCGTGGTCACCCACGAGATCGGCTTCGCCCGGGAGGTGGCCGACCGGGTGGCTTTCCTCGACGGCGGCAGAATCCTCGAAATCGGCACGCCGTCCGAGGTGCTGGGCTCTCCCCGCAACGAGCGCACCAAGGCTTTTCTGTCCCATGTCCTGTGA
- a CDS encoding ABC transporter substrate-binding protein: MLRNSGRPRLAVLTTAAVLLISGCTHYHPVPAAKAKAAGLPYAVAKTGTLRVGMSPDFPPMEYLDDKTHQVAGVDIDLIRAVGKQMGVRVDIVQQSFDQLTSSVQTTRTDIAMSGLSDTVERQKTVDFVDYFAARGRIYTLKGKAGAYRKFTDACGKHLAVGKKVDYYQQIQDVSRKYCVDAGRPPIRILPADSGAAARLQLQQGRVELAAQGEENLTYFGKSDPSAYSVVMPPLPSTPFAVVIKKGDTTMANAVLKALKAVEKSGEYQRVLKAAGLGYGITEPVINGTGS, from the coding sequence ATGCTCCGTAACTCCGGCCGGCCGCGCCTCGCCGTACTCACGACCGCCGCGGTCCTGCTCATCTCGGGCTGCACGCACTACCACCCGGTGCCGGCGGCGAAGGCCAAGGCCGCCGGTCTCCCGTATGCCGTCGCCAAGACGGGCACTCTCCGGGTGGGCATGTCGCCGGACTTCCCGCCCATGGAGTACCTGGACGACAAGACGCACCAGGTGGCCGGGGTGGACATCGATCTGATCAGGGCCGTCGGCAAGCAGATGGGCGTGCGCGTCGACATCGTCCAGCAGTCCTTCGACCAGCTGACCAGCTCCGTACAGACCACCAGAACCGACATCGCGATGTCCGGCCTCTCCGACACGGTGGAACGGCAGAAGACCGTCGACTTCGTCGACTACTTCGCGGCACGCGGGCGCATCTACACGCTCAAGGGCAAGGCCGGCGCTTACCGGAAGTTCACCGACGCCTGCGGCAAACACCTCGCGGTCGGCAAGAAGGTGGACTACTACCAGCAGATCCAGGACGTGAGCCGGAAATACTGTGTGGACGCCGGGCGTCCGCCGATCCGGATCCTGCCCGCCGACTCCGGCGCCGCCGCCCGGCTCCAGCTTCAGCAGGGCCGGGTCGAACTCGCCGCGCAGGGCGAGGAGAACCTCACCTACTTCGGGAAGAGCGACCCGTCCGCGTACTCCGTCGTGATGCCCCCGCTGCCGAGCACCCCCTTCGCCGTCGTGATCAAGAAGGGCGACACCACGATGGCCAACGCGGTACTGAAGGCGCTGAAGGCCGTCGAGAAGTCGGGCGAGTACCAACGCGTCCTCAAGGCCGCGGGCCTCGGCTACGGCATCACGGAGCCGGTGATCAACGGCACCGGGTCATGA
- a CDS encoding polysaccharide deacetylase family protein: MSTPAHPTALSTAAAPGARWPGGARSAVALAFDLDGPTGDAMLSGEIWRKPAYFSLGAYGPYRALPRILGLLRSAGVTATFFVPAWVIETWPDACLAIVEQGHEVAHHGYRHERYWDLTPAEQAEVISRSQEVFTRVLGAPAQGFRTPSGDWHPQTPRLLLEAGFTYSSSMRGDDRPYFHEIDGAPTSLVEIPGRWDLDDYASLAYTREPDFPKGQDRIASYELTLDNWIREFDGHHAEGLCMTTLFHPKVSGKPGRLLLLERFLAHMSAQPGVWFAACREIAAWWAQRPAPQAGGGPEATAHA; this comes from the coding sequence TTGAGCACGCCCGCACACCCGACCGCCCTGTCCACCGCAGCCGCACCCGGAGCGCGCTGGCCCGGCGGGGCCCGGAGCGCCGTCGCGCTCGCCTTCGATCTGGACGGCCCCACCGGCGACGCGATGCTGAGCGGCGAGATCTGGCGCAAGCCCGCCTATTTCTCGCTGGGCGCCTACGGTCCGTACCGCGCGCTGCCGCGCATTCTCGGCCTCCTCCGGTCGGCCGGAGTGACCGCCACCTTCTTCGTGCCCGCGTGGGTGATCGAGACCTGGCCCGACGCGTGCCTCGCCATCGTGGAGCAGGGGCACGAAGTGGCCCACCACGGTTACCGGCACGAGCGGTACTGGGATCTGACACCGGCAGAGCAGGCCGAGGTGATCTCCCGTAGCCAAGAGGTCTTCACCCGGGTGCTCGGCGCTCCGGCCCAGGGATTCCGTACGCCTTCGGGCGACTGGCATCCGCAGACACCACGGCTCCTGCTCGAAGCGGGATTCACCTACTCCAGTTCCATGCGGGGCGACGACCGGCCCTACTTCCACGAGATCGACGGGGCGCCGACCTCCCTGGTGGAGATTCCCGGCCGGTGGGACCTCGACGACTACGCCTCTCTCGCCTACACCCGTGAGCCCGACTTCCCCAAGGGCCAGGACCGTATCGCCAGTTACGAACTGACCCTGGACAACTGGATCAGGGAGTTCGACGGCCACCACGCCGAAGGGCTGTGCATGACCACCCTGTTCCATCCCAAGGTGTCCGGCAAGCCGGGCCGACTGCTGCTGCTCGAACGGTTCCTGGCGCATATGAGCGCACAGCCCGGGGTCTGGTTCGCAGCCTGCCGGGAGATCGCCGCATGGTGGGCGCAGCGCCCGGCCCCGCAGGCCGGTGGCGGGCCGGAGGCGACCGCGCATGCCTGA